From the Heptranchias perlo isolate sHepPer1 chromosome 26, sHepPer1.hap1, whole genome shotgun sequence genome, one window contains:
- the LOC137342632 gene encoding CD276 antigen-like isoform X2, whose protein sequence is MSSLLGVLIAVGFSLAVVTAEFKVHTPEAPVTAIHGQYTVLSCSFTVYGESSLQQLVINWQRVETDEVVYSYYYGKDQLSRQSPRYSGRTSLFPAELKQGNASMKLDRVRPEDAGQYMCFVSNTKRSGKGIISLIFAAYYKEPGFFIRIRPSGTVFRFESEGYPEANVSWCNEEKEDISSLSETSYQQNGDGLYFLQSILEISDTNRSSSYTFKLSNDVLHQSFSRTFGLSIEMKTDEVLRRNRWMLAVVLLATEFIITLILVIAVCKKHVSLENRNHQNRYCIT, encoded by the exons ATGAGTAGTCTGCTTGGTGTTTTGATAGCAGTTGGCTTCAGTTTGGCTGTTG TCACAGCTGAGTTTAAGGTCCATACCCCAGAAGCTCCAGTAACTGCTATCCATGGCCAGTACACAGTGCTGAGTTGCAGCTTTACAGTTTATGGTGAATCGTCACTGCAGCAGCTGGTCATCAATTGGCAACGTGTCGAGACGGACGAAGTTGTTTATAGTTATTATTATGGAAAAGATCAACTGAGTCGCCAAAGCCCTCGATATTCAGGGAGGACAAGCTTATTCCCAGCGGAGTTAAAGCAAGGGAATGCTTCAATGAAGCtagacagagtgagaccagaggaTGCTGGACAGTACATGTGCTTTGTCAGTAATACAAAAAGAAGTGGCAAAGGCATTATCTCTCTAATATTTGCAG CATACTACAAGGAACCTGGCTTTTTTATTCGAATAAGACCATCTGGGACAGTTTTCAGATTTGAGTCTGAAGGTTACCCTGAGGCTAATGTTTCCTGGTGCAACGAAGAAAAAGAGGATATTTCTAGCCTGTCTGAGACTTCATACCAACAAAATGGAGATGGCCTATACTTCCTGCAGAGTATTCTGGAAATCAGTGATACCAACAGGAGTTCTAGCTACACATTCAAATTAAGTAATGATGTTCTACACCAATCTTTTTCGAGAACATTTGGTCTTTCTATAG AAATGAAAACTGATGAAGTTCTTAGAAGAAACCGATGGATGCTTGCAGTCGTTCTCCTCGCTACGGAATTTATAATCACTTTAATTCTAGTAATAGCTGTGTGCAAGAAACATGTTTCACTGGAAAATAGAAACCACCAAAACCGATACTGCATTACGTGA
- the LOC137342632 gene encoding CD276 antigen-like isoform X1: MWVCGFRENVSEWRLNPIDWSSFQVVGDQSIMSSLLGVLIAVGFSLAVVTAEFKVHTPEAPVTAIHGQYTVLSCSFTVYGESSLQQLVINWQRVETDEVVYSYYYGKDQLSRQSPRYSGRTSLFPAELKQGNASMKLDRVRPEDAGQYMCFVSNTKRSGKGIISLIFAAYYKEPGFFIRIRPSGTVFRFESEGYPEANVSWCNEEKEDISSLSETSYQQNGDGLYFLQSILEISDTNRSSSYTFKLSNDVLHQSFSRTFGLSIEMKTDEVLRRNRWMLAVVLLATEFIITLILVIAVCKKHVSLENRNHQNRYCIT, from the exons ATGTGGGTGTGTGGATTTCGGGAGAATGTGTCCGAGTGGAGATTGAACCCCATTGATTGGTCCAG CTTTCAAGTTGTAGGAGATCAAAGTATTATGAGTAGTCTGCTTGGTGTTTTGATAGCAGTTGGCTTCAGTTTGGCTGTTG TCACAGCTGAGTTTAAGGTCCATACCCCAGAAGCTCCAGTAACTGCTATCCATGGCCAGTACACAGTGCTGAGTTGCAGCTTTACAGTTTATGGTGAATCGTCACTGCAGCAGCTGGTCATCAATTGGCAACGTGTCGAGACGGACGAAGTTGTTTATAGTTATTATTATGGAAAAGATCAACTGAGTCGCCAAAGCCCTCGATATTCAGGGAGGACAAGCTTATTCCCAGCGGAGTTAAAGCAAGGGAATGCTTCAATGAAGCtagacagagtgagaccagaggaTGCTGGACAGTACATGTGCTTTGTCAGTAATACAAAAAGAAGTGGCAAAGGCATTATCTCTCTAATATTTGCAG CATACTACAAGGAACCTGGCTTTTTTATTCGAATAAGACCATCTGGGACAGTTTTCAGATTTGAGTCTGAAGGTTACCCTGAGGCTAATGTTTCCTGGTGCAACGAAGAAAAAGAGGATATTTCTAGCCTGTCTGAGACTTCATACCAACAAAATGGAGATGGCCTATACTTCCTGCAGAGTATTCTGGAAATCAGTGATACCAACAGGAGTTCTAGCTACACATTCAAATTAAGTAATGATGTTCTACACCAATCTTTTTCGAGAACATTTGGTCTTTCTATAG AAATGAAAACTGATGAAGTTCTTAGAAGAAACCGATGGATGCTTGCAGTCGTTCTCCTCGCTACGGAATTTATAATCACTTTAATTCTAGTAATAGCTGTGTGCAAGAAACATGTTTCACTGGAAAATAGAAACCACCAAAACCGATACTGCATTACGTGA